A DNA window from Helianthus annuus cultivar XRQ/B chromosome 15, HanXRQr2.0-SUNRISE, whole genome shotgun sequence contains the following coding sequences:
- the LOC110913687 gene encoding uncharacterized protein LOC110913687 — MKIEHTFSSVAHPQANAQVVSVNKSIVDGIKARLGTRRRGWVDELPSILWAHRTMPKTSTGETPFSLVYGSEAVIPAEVGLPSPRLTAVNTVDNEAERRLDLDLLEERRKNCSD, encoded by the coding sequence ATGAAGATAGAGCACACTTTCTCCTCCGTGGCGCATCCTCAAGCCAACGCTCAGGTAGTAAGTGTCAACAAAAGTATCGTTGACGGAATAAAAGCCCGTCTAGGCACAAGGAGAAGGGGATGGGTCGATGAGCTACCAAGCATCCTATGGGCGCACCGAACCATGCCGAAGACGAGCACTGGCGAAACTCCTTTTAGCCTGGTATACGGCTCAGAGGCAGTCATCCCAGCTGAAGTGGGACTCCCCTCACCGCGCTTGACGGCGGTCAACACGGTTGATAATGAAGCGGAGCGTCGTCTCGACCTCGATTTATTAGAAGAGAGGCGCAAAAATTGCTCAGATTAA
- the LOC110911609 gene encoding mavicyanin, which translates to MAHAMMKAILLSIVATTMLFELALGADHAVGGTGGSWDQVTDLKTWASSETFTVGDNLVFTYTSNHDVLEVSKDDYDSCSIANPVTSNTASPTTIALKDAGSRYFICGTPGHCDQGMKVEIKTVAASSGPPTTTTPPSSDSPTTTTPPSSDSPTPPVSTKSPPASSGDEPPKPSSATIVKMSVVSMVGIGFLMMM; encoded by the exons ATGGCTCATGCAATGATGAAGGCAATTCTACTAAGCATCGTTGCTACAACGATGCTCTTTGAATTGGCTTTAGGCGCAGATCACGCAGTAGGGGGAACTGGAGGGTCGTGGGACCAGGTAACTGACCTCAAGACATGGGCTTCATCAGAAACATTTACAGTAGGCGATAACTTAG TTTTCACGTATACATCGAACCACGATGTATTAGAGGTGTCCAAGGATGATTACGATTCTTGCTCGATAGCTAATCCTGTTACGAGTAACACTGCTAGCCCAACTACCATTGCACTTAAGGATGCTGGAAGCCGGTATTTCATATGTGGCACTCCTGGCCACTGTGATCAAGGAATGAAAGTTGAGATTAAGACAGTAGCCGCAAGTTCCGGACCACCAACAACCACCACTCCTCCATCATCTGATTCACCAACAACCACCACTCCTCCATCATCTGATTCACCAACACCACCCGTTTCCACCAAATCACCTCCAGCATCTAGCGGCGATGAACCTCCAAAGCCATCATCAGCGACAATAGTAAAGATGAGTGTTGTTTCTATGGTCGGAATTGGGTTCCTTATGATGATGTAA
- the LOC110913688 gene encoding uncharacterized protein LOC110913688, which produces MDSPSSSSMINFYYNEYFADGDGSTDEELEQEAVTSACQLAVRYVNHSRRPQAQKNKRGYVERDRRAAHDRLMKDYFDEAPTFSNEFFRRRFRMSKRLFLRIVNDLEANYDYFKQKPDARGALGFTGIQKCTPALRILAYGNTTDINDEYLKMAEKTTRDSLEHFCRGIIDVYGARYLRTPKWEDLQKIYEVVLYALWVLHG; this is translated from the exons ATGGATTCTCCTAGTTCTTCATCCATGATAAATTTTTACTACAACGAGTATTTTGCGGATGGCGATGGTTCGACCGATGAGGAGcttgagcaagaggcggttacgagtgcatgtcAACTAGCGGTGCGATATGTCAACCATTCTCGTCGGCCCCAAGcacaaaaaaataaaagaggctatgttgaacgagaccgacgcgcggcacacgatcgtttgatgaaagactattttgacGAGGCGCCGACATTTTCAAACGAATTTTTTAGGCGTCGTTTCCGAATGAGTAAGCGGTTGTTTTTACGCATAGTCAACGACTTGGAAGCCAACtacgattattttaaacaaaaaccggATGCGAGAGGGGCACTTGGATTTACCGGTATCCAAAAGTGTACGCCGGCATTACGAATCCTTGCTTATGGTAACACtaccgacatcaacgacgagtatctaAAAATGGCGGAGAAAACAACACGAGATAGCTTGGAACATTTTTGTCGCG GTATAATTGATGTGTACGGTGCGCGTTATCTTAGAACGCCTAAATGGGAGGACCTTCAAAAGATCTACGAG